A single window of Nasonia vitripennis strain AsymCx chromosome 4, Nvit_psr_1.1, whole genome shotgun sequence DNA harbors:
- the LOC116417411 gene encoding potassium voltage-gated channel protein eag isoform X3 — protein sequence MPGGRRGLVAPQNTFLENIIRRSSSQPDSSFLLANAQIVDFPIVYCNESFCKISGYNRAEVMQKSCRCSFMYGELTDKETITRIEECLEGQICDQFEILLYKKNSTPRETPLWLLLQIAPIKNERDLVVLFLLTFRDITALKQPIETDDTKGGLSKFAKLARSVTRSRSVLVSQFSSHLPALKDSAIPVTTKQSHLGHMMSLSGDVMPQYRQEAPKTPPHILLHYCAFKAIWDWIILCLTFYTAIMVPYNVAFKNKTSEDVFLLVVDTIVDVIFFIDIVLNFHTTFVGAGGEVVSDPKVIRMNYLKSWFIIDLLSCLPYDVFNAFDHDEDGIGSLFSALKVVRLLRLGRVVRKLDRYLEYGAAMLILLLCFYMLVAHWLACIWYSIGRSDADAGVQYSWLWKLANVTQSPYSYLWTNASTAPELVAGPSRRTMYVTALYFTMTCMTSVGFGNVAAETDNEKIFTICMMIIAALLYATIFGHVTTIIQQMTSATAKYHDMLNNVREFMKLHEVPKALSERVMDYVVSTWAMTKGLDTDKVLNYCPKDMKADICVHLNRKVFNEHPAFRLASDGCLRALAMHFTMSHSAPGDLLYHTGESIDSLCFIVTGSLEVIQDDEVVAILGKGDVFGDSFWKDNAVGQSAANVRALTYCDLHTIKRDKLLEVLDFYQAFANSFARNLILTYNLRHRLIFRKVADVRREKELAEKRKNEPQLDQSQDHLVRKIFSRFKTEGEPQITMSGRASNRSNQDSDEELTVSVLPPWPSFRFRRERHAADVEKGDGKDEKAETGSQIRKVSSSNEETGSGRARPSKWGRLLDLKKSGGVAKMKTELDDDLSDTKSMSDKLASVLPDQDAIMEYLCKLLLRSSSLDSGSDGGGGGPEPFKRSLSARDSRPGSSAGTNKVFPKLGKLGGTIEEVAESAAGKDAPIQSQTLALQDSKQLQLRKLESYDGGLITQPSHEREILAAVLEVKVDLKLEVQRVNQRLAKIEDMLQTLMTRLPAPSPPPATTATGTGASPPASSPQLLASPPRANLSAMVAAMSGGSAGSSQPGSAVQSPVATSLPALLVQAAAAQSAAGSCVSSPTGQEPGSSASGKLGSSPSGTQTSTRERNWVLIRNWVRAGIYKPKCKTYWFLSDPPASATDRLLPKDQSPSPSSSCQAPPGVSSSSSSSTHHHHHHHHQSSSSTTGERSREASRELLERLGQASGSSSTTAADASSSTATTTGGALGPLILRKRRSKSRNKGAAPLAPLASQPISPSEPTESTQMLPPEPSDAGSEEQPQQQQRKRPAPRPSRDYL from the exons ccgacagcagtttTCTATTGGCGAACGCTCAGATCGTCGACTTTCCAATCGTCTACTGCAACGAGAGCTTCTGCAAGATATCTGGCTACAATCGGGCTGAG GTAATGCAAAAATCATGTCGCTGCAGCTTCATGTACGGCGAGCTCACCGACAAAGAGACCATTACGCGGATCGAGGAGTGCCTCGAGGGACAGATCTGCGACCAATTCGAGATTTTGCTTTACAAAAAGAACA gTACCCCACGAG AGACGCCGCTATGGCTGCTGCTACAGATCGCCCCGATCAAGAACGAGCGGGACCTGGTGGTCCTGTTCCTCTTGACGTTTCGCGACATAACCGCCTTGAAGCAGCCCATCGAGACGGACGACACGAAAGGTGGCCTGTCCAAGTTCGCCAAACTCGCAAGATCCGTCACCAGGTCCAGGTCCGTCCTCGTATCGCAATTCAGCTCGCACCTGCCCGCGCTCAAGGACTCGGCCATACCCGTCACCACCAAACAGTCCCATCTGGGTCAT ATGATGTCCTTAAGCGGGGACGTGATGCCGCAGTACAGACAAGAGGCGCCCAAGACCCCGCCGCACATCCTCCTGCACTACTGCGCCTTCAAAGCCATCTGGGACTGGATAATCCTCTGCCTCACCTTCTACACGGCGATAATGGTGCCGTACAACGTCGCCTTCAAGAACAAGACCAGCGAGGACGTCTTTCTCCTCGTGGTCGACACCATCGTCGACGTAATCTTCTTCATCGACATCGTCCTCAACTTCCACACGACTTTCGTCGGCGCCGGCGGAGAAGTCGTCTCTGATCCTAAG GTGATAAGAATGAACTACCTAAAGTCCTGGTTTATAATTGACCTGCTAAGCTGCCTGCCCTACGATGTGTTCAACGCCTTCGACCACGACGAGGACGGGATCGGGAGTCTGTTCTCAGCCCTCAAGGTCGTGAGGCTATTAAGGCTCGGCAGAGTCGTTCGCAAGCTCGACAGATACCTCGAGTACGGCGCGGCGATGCTGATACTCCTTTTGTGCTTCTATATGCTCGTCGCCCATTGGCTCGCCTGTATTTG GTACTCGATAGGCCGATCGGATGCAGACGCTGGCGTCCAGTACTCGTGGCTGTGGAAGCTCGCGAACGTGACGCAGTCGCCTTACAGCTATCTATGGACGAACGCGAGCACGGCGCCGGAGCTCGTGGCCGGACCCTCGAGGCGTACCATGTACGTGACCGCGCTATACTTCACCATGACCTGCATGACGTCCGTCGGATTTGGCAACGTCGCTGCCGAGACCGACAACGAGAAGATCTTCACCATCTGCATGATGATCATCGCCG CCCTGTTATACGCAACGATATTCGGTCACGTGACGACGATCATCCAGCAGATGACGTCGGCCACGGCGAAGTACCACGACATGCTGAACAACGTGCGGGAATTCATGAAGCTGCACGAGGTGCCGAAGGCACTGAGCGAACGAGTCATGGATTACGTAGTCAGTACGTGGGCAATGACGAAGGGCCTCGACACCGACAAGGTACTAAATTACTGTCCGAAAGACATGAAAGCCGACATATGCGTACATCTCAATCGGAAAGTCTTCAACGAACATCCTGCCTTCAG ACTGGCTTCGGACGGCTGTTTGCGAGCGCTGGCGATGCACTTCACGATGTCGCACAGCGCACCGGGTGACCTGCTCTATCACACGGGTGAGTCGATAGACTCGCTCTGTTTCATCGTGACGGGCAGCCTCGAGGTCATCCAGGACGACGAGGTCGTCGCGATCCTGGGCAAAGGCGACGTTTTCGGAGACAGCTTTTGGAAGGACAACGCGGTCGGACAGAGCGCGGCTAACGTGCGCGCTCTGACCTACTGCGACCTGCACACCATCAAGCGCGACAAGCTCCTCGAGGTCCTTGACTTTTATCAGGCCTTCGCCAACTCGTTCGCTCGCAATCTCATACTCACCTATAATCTTCGACACAGG CTGATCTTCCGAAAAGTTGCCGACGTTCGCAGGGAAAAGGAATTGGCCGAGAAGCGGAAAAACGAGCCGCAATTGGATCAATCGCAGGACCATCTGGTTCGAAAGATCTTCTCGAG GTTCAAGACCGAGGGGGAGCCGCAGATCACGATGTCAGGCCGGGCAAGCAATCGCTCGAACCAGGACTCGGACGAGGAGCTCACCGTCTCTGTACTGCCGCCCTGGCCGAGCTTTAG GTTCAGGCGAGAGAGACATGCGGCGGACGTGGAGAAGGGCGACGGCAAAGACGAAAAAGCTGAGACCGGCTCGCAAATCAGGAAGGTCTCCTCCTCGAACGAGGAGACCGGTTCCGGACGCGCAAGGCCAAGCAAGTGGGGTCGGTTGCTCG ACCTCAAAAAAAGTGGAGGTGTTGCGAAGATGAAAACGGAACTGGACGACGATCTGTCAGATACAAAAAGTATGTCTGATAAGTTAGCATCAGTTCTGCCTGATCAAGACGCTATTATGGAGTACCTCTGTAAACTGCTACTAA GGAGCTCGAGCCTGGATTCCGGCAGCgacggtggtggtggtggtccCGAACCGTTCAAGCGTTCGCTGAGCGCAAGGGACTCGCGACCGGGCTCGAGCGCCGGCACGAACAAGGTCTTCCCAAAACTGGGCAAACTCGGCGGTACGATCGAGGAGGTCGCGGAATCCGCCGCCGGTAAAGACGCGCCCATCCAGAGCCAGACCCTGGCGCTTCAAGACTCGAAACAGCTGCAGCTGAGGAAGCTCGAGAGCTACGACGGCGGTCTCATTACGCAGCCCAGCCACGAGCGCGAGATACTCGCGGCTGTGCTCGAG gTGAAGGTCGATCTAAAGCTGGAGGTTCAGCGGGTGAACCAGCGCCTGGCGAAGATCGAGGACATGCTGCAGACGTTAATGACGCGGTTGCCGGCCCCGAGTCCGCCACCGGCAACGACGGCAACGGGGACAGGCGCCTCGCCGCCGGCGAGTTCGCCTCAGCTGTTGGCATCGCCGCCACGGGCAAACCTGAGCGCGATGGTCGCGGCGATGTCAGGTGGCAGCGCCGGCAGCAGTCAGCCGGGCAGCGCCGTCCAGAGTCCCGTAGCCACGAGTTTGCCGGCGCTGCTCGTACAGGCTGCGGCGGCCCAGTCGGCGGCGGGAAGCTGCGTCTCATCGCCCACCGGACAGGAACCTGGCTCCTCTGCCTCGGGGAAGCTTGGCTCCTCGCCCAGTGGGACACAGACCAGCACCAGGGAGAG GAATTGGGTCCTAATCAGGAACTGGGTCCGTGCTGGTATATACAAACCAAAATG TAAAACCTACTGGTTTCTCAGCGATCCACCGGCCTCGGCGACGGATCGTCTGCTGCCGAAGGATCAGTCTCCGTCGCCCAGCTCCTCCTGCCAGGCACCGCCAGGTgtctcgtcctcgtcgtcctcgtcgacgcatcaccaccaccatcaccatcaccaatcgtcgtcgtcgacgacgGGCGAGAGATCGCGCGAGGCCAGCCGCGAACTGTTAGAGCGACTGGGCCAGGCCTCGGGCTCCTCATCGACCACAGCAGCCgacgcgtcgtcgtcgactgCGACGACGACAGGTGGCGCCCTCGGGCCGCTGATACTGCGCAAGCGCAGAAGCAAATCGCGGAACAAGGGGGCGGCGCCACTGGCGCCTCTGGCCTCGCAACCCATCAGCCCGTCCGAGCCTACGGAGAGCACGCAAATGCTGCCCCCGGAGCCCAGCGACGCCGGATCCGAggagcagccgcagcagcagcagaggaaGAGGCCCGCGCCGAGGCCCAGCCGTGACTACTTGTGA
- the LOC116417411 gene encoding potassium voltage-gated channel protein eag isoform X10, translated as MPGGRRGLVAPQNTFLENIIRRSSSQPDSSFLLANAQIVDFPIVYCNESFCKISGYNRAEVMQKSCRCSFMYGELTDKETITRIEECLEGQICDQFEILLYKKNSTPRETPLWLLLQIAPIKNERDLVVLFLLTFRDITALKQPIETDDTKGGLSKFAKLARSVTRSRSVLVSQFSSHLPALKDSAIPVTTKQSHLGHMMSLSGDVMPQYRQEAPKTPPHILLHYCAFKAIWDWIILCLTFYTAIMVPYNVAFKNKTSEDVFLLVVDTIVDVIFFIDIVLNFHTTFVGAGGEVVSDPKVIRMNYLKSWFIIDLLSCLPYDVFNAFDHDEDGIGSLFSALKVVRLLRLGRVVRKLDRYLEYGAAMLILLLCFYMLVAHWLACIWYSIGRSDADAGVQYSWLWKLANVTQSPYSYLWTNASTAPELVAGPSRRTMYVTALYFTMTCMTSVGFGNVAAETDNEKIFTICMMIIAALLYATIFGHVTTIIQQMTSATAKYHDMLNNVREFMKLHEVPKALSERVMDYVVSTWAMTKGLDTDKVLNYCPKDMKADICVHLNRKVFNEHPAFRLASDGCLRALAMHFTMSHSAPGDLLYHTGESIDSLCFIVTGSLEVIQDDEVVAILGKGDVFGDSFWKDNAVGQSAANVRALTYCDLHTIKRDKLLEVLDFYQAFANSFARNLILTYNLRHRLIFRKVADVRREKELAEKRKNEPQLDQSQDHLVRKIFSRFRRERHAADVEKGDGKDEKAETGSQIRKVSSSNEETGSGRARPSKWGRLLDLKKSGGVAKMKTELDDDLSDTKSMSDKLASVLPDQDAIMEYLCKLLLRSSSLDSGSDGGGGGPEPFKRSLSARDSRPGSSAGTNKVFPKLGKLGGTIEEVAESAAGKDAPIQSQTLALQDSKQLQLRKLESYDGGLITQPSHEREILAAVLEVKVDLKLEVQRVNQRLAKIEDMLQTLMTRLPAPSPPPATTATGTGASPPASSPQLLASPPRANLSAMVAAMSGGSAGSSQPGSAVQSPVATSLPALLVQAAAAQSAAGSCVSSPTGQEPGSSASGKLGSSPSGTQTSTRERNWVLIRNWVRAGIYKPKCKTYWFLSDPPASATDRLLPKDQSPSPSSSCQAPPGVSSSSSSSTHHHHHHHHQSSSSTTGERSREASRELLERLGQASGSSSTTAADASSSTATTTGGALGPLILRKRRSKSRNKGAAPLAPLASQPISPSEPTESTQMLPPEPSDAGSEEQPQQQQRKRPAPRPSRDYL; from the exons ccgacagcagtttTCTATTGGCGAACGCTCAGATCGTCGACTTTCCAATCGTCTACTGCAACGAGAGCTTCTGCAAGATATCTGGCTACAATCGGGCTGAG GTAATGCAAAAATCATGTCGCTGCAGCTTCATGTACGGCGAGCTCACCGACAAAGAGACCATTACGCGGATCGAGGAGTGCCTCGAGGGACAGATCTGCGACCAATTCGAGATTTTGCTTTACAAAAAGAACA gTACCCCACGAG AGACGCCGCTATGGCTGCTGCTACAGATCGCCCCGATCAAGAACGAGCGGGACCTGGTGGTCCTGTTCCTCTTGACGTTTCGCGACATAACCGCCTTGAAGCAGCCCATCGAGACGGACGACACGAAAGGTGGCCTGTCCAAGTTCGCCAAACTCGCAAGATCCGTCACCAGGTCCAGGTCCGTCCTCGTATCGCAATTCAGCTCGCACCTGCCCGCGCTCAAGGACTCGGCCATACCCGTCACCACCAAACAGTCCCATCTGGGTCAT ATGATGTCCTTAAGCGGGGACGTGATGCCGCAGTACAGACAAGAGGCGCCCAAGACCCCGCCGCACATCCTCCTGCACTACTGCGCCTTCAAAGCCATCTGGGACTGGATAATCCTCTGCCTCACCTTCTACACGGCGATAATGGTGCCGTACAACGTCGCCTTCAAGAACAAGACCAGCGAGGACGTCTTTCTCCTCGTGGTCGACACCATCGTCGACGTAATCTTCTTCATCGACATCGTCCTCAACTTCCACACGACTTTCGTCGGCGCCGGCGGAGAAGTCGTCTCTGATCCTAAG GTGATAAGAATGAACTACCTAAAGTCCTGGTTTATAATTGACCTGCTAAGCTGCCTGCCCTACGATGTGTTCAACGCCTTCGACCACGACGAGGACGGGATCGGGAGTCTGTTCTCAGCCCTCAAGGTCGTGAGGCTATTAAGGCTCGGCAGAGTCGTTCGCAAGCTCGACAGATACCTCGAGTACGGCGCGGCGATGCTGATACTCCTTTTGTGCTTCTATATGCTCGTCGCCCATTGGCTCGCCTGTATTTG GTACTCGATAGGCCGATCGGATGCAGACGCTGGCGTCCAGTACTCGTGGCTGTGGAAGCTCGCGAACGTGACGCAGTCGCCTTACAGCTATCTATGGACGAACGCGAGCACGGCGCCGGAGCTCGTGGCCGGACCCTCGAGGCGTACCATGTACGTGACCGCGCTATACTTCACCATGACCTGCATGACGTCCGTCGGATTTGGCAACGTCGCTGCCGAGACCGACAACGAGAAGATCTTCACCATCTGCATGATGATCATCGCCG CCCTGTTATACGCAACGATATTCGGTCACGTGACGACGATCATCCAGCAGATGACGTCGGCCACGGCGAAGTACCACGACATGCTGAACAACGTGCGGGAATTCATGAAGCTGCACGAGGTGCCGAAGGCACTGAGCGAACGAGTCATGGATTACGTAGTCAGTACGTGGGCAATGACGAAGGGCCTCGACACCGACAAGGTACTAAATTACTGTCCGAAAGACATGAAAGCCGACATATGCGTACATCTCAATCGGAAAGTCTTCAACGAACATCCTGCCTTCAG ACTGGCTTCGGACGGCTGTTTGCGAGCGCTGGCGATGCACTTCACGATGTCGCACAGCGCACCGGGTGACCTGCTCTATCACACGGGTGAGTCGATAGACTCGCTCTGTTTCATCGTGACGGGCAGCCTCGAGGTCATCCAGGACGACGAGGTCGTCGCGATCCTGGGCAAAGGCGACGTTTTCGGAGACAGCTTTTGGAAGGACAACGCGGTCGGACAGAGCGCGGCTAACGTGCGCGCTCTGACCTACTGCGACCTGCACACCATCAAGCGCGACAAGCTCCTCGAGGTCCTTGACTTTTATCAGGCCTTCGCCAACTCGTTCGCTCGCAATCTCATACTCACCTATAATCTTCGACACAGG CTGATCTTCCGAAAAGTTGCCGACGTTCGCAGGGAAAAGGAATTGGCCGAGAAGCGGAAAAACGAGCCGCAATTGGATCAATCGCAGGACCATCTGGTTCGAAAGATCTTCTCGAG GTTCAGGCGAGAGAGACATGCGGCGGACGTGGAGAAGGGCGACGGCAAAGACGAAAAAGCTGAGACCGGCTCGCAAATCAGGAAGGTCTCCTCCTCGAACGAGGAGACCGGTTCCGGACGCGCAAGGCCAAGCAAGTGGGGTCGGTTGCTCG ACCTCAAAAAAAGTGGAGGTGTTGCGAAGATGAAAACGGAACTGGACGACGATCTGTCAGATACAAAAAGTATGTCTGATAAGTTAGCATCAGTTCTGCCTGATCAAGACGCTATTATGGAGTACCTCTGTAAACTGCTACTAA GGAGCTCGAGCCTGGATTCCGGCAGCgacggtggtggtggtggtccCGAACCGTTCAAGCGTTCGCTGAGCGCAAGGGACTCGCGACCGGGCTCGAGCGCCGGCACGAACAAGGTCTTCCCAAAACTGGGCAAACTCGGCGGTACGATCGAGGAGGTCGCGGAATCCGCCGCCGGTAAAGACGCGCCCATCCAGAGCCAGACCCTGGCGCTTCAAGACTCGAAACAGCTGCAGCTGAGGAAGCTCGAGAGCTACGACGGCGGTCTCATTACGCAGCCCAGCCACGAGCGCGAGATACTCGCGGCTGTGCTCGAG gTGAAGGTCGATCTAAAGCTGGAGGTTCAGCGGGTGAACCAGCGCCTGGCGAAGATCGAGGACATGCTGCAGACGTTAATGACGCGGTTGCCGGCCCCGAGTCCGCCACCGGCAACGACGGCAACGGGGACAGGCGCCTCGCCGCCGGCGAGTTCGCCTCAGCTGTTGGCATCGCCGCCACGGGCAAACCTGAGCGCGATGGTCGCGGCGATGTCAGGTGGCAGCGCCGGCAGCAGTCAGCCGGGCAGCGCCGTCCAGAGTCCCGTAGCCACGAGTTTGCCGGCGCTGCTCGTACAGGCTGCGGCGGCCCAGTCGGCGGCGGGAAGCTGCGTCTCATCGCCCACCGGACAGGAACCTGGCTCCTCTGCCTCGGGGAAGCTTGGCTCCTCGCCCAGTGGGACACAGACCAGCACCAGGGAGAG GAATTGGGTCCTAATCAGGAACTGGGTCCGTGCTGGTATATACAAACCAAAATG TAAAACCTACTGGTTTCTCAGCGATCCACCGGCCTCGGCGACGGATCGTCTGCTGCCGAAGGATCAGTCTCCGTCGCCCAGCTCCTCCTGCCAGGCACCGCCAGGTgtctcgtcctcgtcgtcctcgtcgacgcatcaccaccaccatcaccatcaccaatcgtcgtcgtcgacgacgGGCGAGAGATCGCGCGAGGCCAGCCGCGAACTGTTAGAGCGACTGGGCCAGGCCTCGGGCTCCTCATCGACCACAGCAGCCgacgcgtcgtcgtcgactgCGACGACGACAGGTGGCGCCCTCGGGCCGCTGATACTGCGCAAGCGCAGAAGCAAATCGCGGAACAAGGGGGCGGCGCCACTGGCGCCTCTGGCCTCGCAACCCATCAGCCCGTCCGAGCCTACGGAGAGCACGCAAATGCTGCCCCCGGAGCCCAGCGACGCCGGATCCGAggagcagccgcagcagcagcagaggaaGAGGCCCGCGCCGAGGCCCAGCCGTGACTACTTGTGA